The DNA region TGCCAGAAAATCACCCCCGCCCTCACAGGCGGATGTAGATCCCCCGACGGTGCAGACAAGCAGATACCAGCCAGAAAATCAGCACATGCATCAGGGCAAAGATCAGGGACGCGGTCTTGTCGGGCAGGCCCTGAGCCAGCATTTCGAACCCCCACTGGTAAAGGCTCATGGCCTGATCACCCTCGCCCCAGCGGATCAGCTCGGCGGCAGTGACGGCCCACATCCATGCCAGCATGTAGACAAACAGCGGATTTGTGCCGTAGGTCACCAGTGGCTGCAGCCACTGTCGGCCACGTGCGTGCTGGAACAATCCGACCAGCAGGGCCAGCAGGAGCACCGTCAGCCCACCGGAAAAGGCGACATAGCTGCCGCTCCACAACGGCTTGTTGATTGGCCACGCGAGGTGCCACAGCGCGCCCAGCCCGGCCAGTGAAAAGCCCATGATGGCCAGCTCGGGAACCTGCCGACGCTCCTTGAGCCGTATCAGCCGACTGACCACCAGGTAACCCAGGAGCACCGAACTGACCGCCGGAAGCGTACTCAGCAACCCCTCGGGATCGAATGGCACCCCGAACCCCTGGAACAGATGGCGCTCACCCAGCAGCCAGATGTCCAGACGCTGTATCGCATTACCCTCCAGCGCATGACCATGCCCTTCGGAAAACAGGTGTAGCATGCCCCAGTAGGCCAGCGGCAACACCACTGCCGCCACCACCAGCCCCCGCGTACGCAGGTGAAGGACCAGCACCGCGGCAATACCGAAGCACAATGCAATGCGCTGCAGCACCCCCGGGATGCGCAACTCGGTCAATGGCTGATTGAACGGGTAGACATGCAGCAACAGGCCGCAGGCAAAGAGCAGGGCCGCGCGCCGACCGATACGCGCCAGCCGGTGCGTCGAGACCCTGGCAGAGCCCATGGAAAAATACATGGCCGCCCCCACGGCGAACAGAAACATGGGAAAGACGAGATCGGCCAGCGTGAACCCATCCCAGGCGGCATGCAGCAATGGCGGATAGACGTGTTGCCAGGAGCCCGGGGTATTGACCAGGATCATCAGGGCGATGGCCAACCCGCGCAGCGCATCCAGCGCCAGAAATCGTTGCCGTGGAAGCACAGTCATGCCGTGGTGATCAGCAACCCGGTCGCGGCATCGGGACCGGCATTGACAAGCCCCCCTGCGTTGATAATGTGGCTCAGGTCGATTTTCGTACCGTCACGACCCCTTCCAGGATCAATCATGGCCGACTTCCTGACCGGCCATCCAGGTCCGGCAGACCCGCAGGGAATCATCCAGCAATACCAGGTCGGCCGGCCCACCCGGCCTGATTCGACCCTGGTCGCCGTCCAGCCCGACCGCCCGCGCCGGTTGCAAAGAGGCCATGCGCAAGGCCTGTTCCGGCTCGACCCCCAGCCTGTCGGTTGCGTAGCGTACGGCCGCACCCAGGTCCAGCACCGACCCGGCAAGGCGCCCTTCTTCATTGACCAGGCGATCAGAATCGCGACGGACGCGATCACCCAGCAGCGTAAACTCCTGCTGCTGCGTTCCGACAGGCGGCATGGCGTCGCTGACAAGAACCATGCGCCGGCGGCCGGCACAATCCAGCGCCAGGCGTGCTGTCAGCGGATGCAGGTGATGGCCATCAAGAATTAGACCGCACCAGCTGTCGGGATGCGAAAGAGCCGTCCCGACCATGCCGGGGTCGCGCGCCGTCAGGGGCGACATGGCATTGAAAAGATGCGTAAAACCGCTGGCACCAGCCTCCAGGGCGGCACTGACAGTGTCGGTATCGGCATTGGAGTGCCCCAGAAACACCACCACACCAGAATCCACCAGTTCCCGAATTCGGGTCGGCGGCACCACCTCCGGAGCGACCGTCAAGAGCCGTACACCCACCTCCTCGCGGGAATAGAGATCCAGCTCACGGTCGGCCAGCGGGCGGATATGACGCTCAGGATGCGCGCCGCGCTTGACGGTGGAAATATGGGGGCCCTCGAAGTGGACGCCCGCAATGCCTGGAATGCCGCGGCGGCGCGCCTCGATGGCCAGCTCAATCCCTCTTGTCATAGCCTCGAGGGAATCGGTGATCAGCGTTGGCAACAGGCTGGTGGTGCCGAGACGGGCGTGGGCCGACACCATGCGGGCCAGATCGTCTGGCTCCCGGGCGGTATTGAACAGTACGCCACCGCCACCGTTGACCTGGATGTCGACAAAGCCGGGGGCCAGTACACCCGGGAGCGGGCTCTCGCCAGCATCACACGGGGTCACAGCCGTAATTCGGCCCAGGTGCCAGGCGACCCGGACATTGCTGTGCCAGGTATCACCGTCGAACAGCCGCCCAACAGAAAGTTCAGAGGGCATCGCAGGCCCTGGCCCCTTCGCTGGTGGATTGATGCGCAAACCATACCGCGCCCCACTCCGGCGCAGCTTGCGGTTCGCACAATCGAGGCTGAACGTCGTCGGCCAGAAACGGACGGATATTGCCGGCCAGCCCCCCGGACAGGGCGATACGGGCCGGGTCATATTCGAGCAGGCGATAGGTCATGTTGCTGATGTGCATGGCCGCCTCGTCGACAATGGCCTGTGCACAGGCATCACCGCGCTCGGCCCACTCGAACACCAGCGGAGCATGGCGGGCGTACAGCGCCGGCGTGGCATCGGTGAAGTACTGAGCCAGACCAACCTGATCCTGGCACTGGCAGCTTTCCAGCAGGGCCTGCGTCAACCGGGTATCGGGTGTGATACGGTCCATGCTCAGCAACACCTCACGAAGCATCTGCAGCCCCATCCAGGCCCCACTGCCGTTGTCGCCATGCGGAAACCCGTGCCCGCCCACCTCGGCCACCCTGTCGCCGCTACGAACCTGGCCGCAGGATCCCGTGCCGATGATGATGACTCCCCCGTCCAAACCACTGTGGGCCCCCAGGCAGGCAATGTGCAGGTCACTGGTCAGGTGAAACTCGGCAAAGGGATGATCCCACTGCCTGAACAGGGTGTAGAACTGGGGCAGATTGACCCCCGCCAGGCCTGCGCCGACCACCAGGTCGGCCATGGCAGACTCCGCCAGACCCGCGCTCTGCAAGGCCTGACGCGTGGCATCCAGGATCGAACTGATCGCGGCATCCATGCCACGCACCGGGTTACCCGGCCCGGCAATGCCCTGACCAAGCAGCTCCTTTCCATCCGCGGAAACCAGAATGGCGCGGCACTTGCTGCCACCACCATCTATTCCCAGGATATAGGACGCCTCCCCGGTTTCCTCTGACGTTTTACTCATTCACCAACCTCTGGATTCAATTCATTGATGACACGGTCTGCAAGAAGCACCTGGTTCCGGGGCAACCCTGATTGACAGCGTTGTCATTCTGGCTCATAGCATATATGATTCAATGCAAATGGCAATACCCGCAGCAAGCCGAAGCTGGCCGAAACCCTGGAACGCTGCCTGCTGCAAGAATGCCGGACGACCTGAAGCTTTCTTTTACATTCAATGTTTTGCAGACCTCCAAGGCGACCAGACAAGATGACTGCACAAGCCACCACGGCAACTGCCACGCGAATTCCGGGACAGCGCACTAGTGGGCGGAGGGCGTTCCATGCCTGAGCGTATTCTGATACCGATTCTAGCCTGTGCGCTGTGGGCATGCAGTCCGACTGCACAGCCGGATCGCAATGACGATCCAACACGCTTCACCCGGGAAGCCAGTTGGCATTTCGGCGTGCAGTCCAACCGCCTGGACGTCCCGGAGCGTTTTCGCGCCTATATCGAGGTCGACAATCATTCAGCTCACGACTTGCCTTCGGGAAAAGGGGATTGGGCATGGTACTTCCATTCGATCCGGCGCATCGACACAGTTCAAGACCATGGAATCACCCTGGAGCATGTCCAGGGTGACCTGCACCGCATCACCCCGACGTCGGACTTTCCCGGACTTGCACCGGGTGATCAATTGCGCATCGACTTCGAGGCCGCCCCGTGGATCGTCAGCTACTCCGACTGGATGCCCAGGGCCTACATGGTTCAGGGCGGCTCGGAGCCTGCGATCTTCGCCAACACGGACAGCGAACGCTTCGAGGACTTTGTCCATCCGCTGAAAAGCCCGGAGCAGCAACTGCGCAACTTCGAGGGCGGCGACCATGAACCCATCGCGACTGCGGCGCGCCGCTTCGAAGCCCATACTGGCGAAGCGCCCCTCCTGACCGACACCGAGGTCAGTCAGCGCATCATCCCCTCGCCGGCTGAGACAATCCTGGGTCAGGATCAGGCCGTGCTAGGACCAGACTGGAGGATGGACGTCCAGGGCGCTGTTTCCCGGGAGGGCGACTACCTGGCGGCACAATTGGAAGATCTGCTTGGCCATCCGCTCACCGGCAGCGACAGCGCCAACAGTATCGTTGTCGAAATGGACCCGCACCTGGACGGACCGGGTCCTGAAGGCTATCGGCTGGTTGTCGAAACCGACCGAATCGTGATCACCGGCCACGATGAAGCCGGCACTTACTACGGCATACAGACCCTGTTGGCACTGCTGCCCGCAGCACCACAGAATGTAGTCGAAATTCCCACGCTCGAAGTCATCGACAAGCCACGTTTTCAATGGCGCGGCATGCACTACGACATGGCGCGCAATTTTCATGGGCTGGATGTCACGTTGCGACTGATTGAGCAGATGGGACGTTACAAACTCAACCGCCTGCACCTGCACCTGACAGATGATGAAGGCTGGCGACTCGAGATTCCAGGCCTGCCTGAACTCACCGATGTTGGAGCCCGGCGTTGTCACGACCTGCAGGAACGGGAATGCCTCTTGACCCAGCTGGGAACCGGGCCGCATCCCTCCGGCACGGGAAATGGCTACTATTCCCGTGACGACTTCATACGCATACTGCGTCATGCCGCAGCTCACCATATCGAGGTGATTCCGGAAATTGACATGCCCGGGCATGCACGTGCCGCAATCAAGGCCATGGAAGCGCGCCAGCATCGGCTGGAAGCGCAAGGCAAGACTGGCGAAGCGCGCCGCTTCCTGTTGTCCGAGCCCGGTGATGACTCGGTGTACCGTTCAATACAGCACTACGATGACAATTCAATCAACGTGTGCCTGGATTCAACTTACGCCTTTGTCGACAAGGTGCTGTACGAACTCCAGGCCATGTATCGGGAGGCTGGACTACAGCTTGACGTGTTTCACATGGGCGGCGACGAGGTCGCATCTGGCTCATGGGAAAAGGCACCCGCCTGCCAGCAGCTGATCGCCGATCCGGTCAACGGTCTATCCGGCATCGACGATCTCATGCCGTACTTCATCGACCGTGTCGCCTCCATCACCAACCAGCGCGGTCTTGCACTGGCCATCTGGGAAGACGGCCTGATGTACGACGAGCATCATGCCTATCCGCGACAACGCTTTGATCACGACCGGGTGATCGTCAATCCATGGAACAACATCTGGGAGTTCGGGCACGGAGACCGAGCCCATCAGTTTGCCAACGACGGCTACGAAGTGGTTCAGTCGGCAGCGACTCATCTGTACTTTGACCACCCACAGGAAGCTCACCCGGCCGAGCGTGGGTACTACTGGGCCACTCGCTACACCGACACGGGAGATGTATTCTTCTATCGCCCAGACCATTACTTCAGCAACGCCGAACGAACCCGGGATGGTCGTTCAATCGTCGATCTTGAGGCGATGCTGGGTCGCGCCATGACGCCACTGAAGGAACCCGACAATATCCTTGGAATACAGGGACAGGTCTGGAGCGAAACGATTCGCACCGCCGACCAGCTTGAACAGATGGTCTATCCACGTCTGCTGGCCCTGGCCGAACGTGCCTGGCATCGGGCTTCCTGGGAACCCGACCGGCAAAGCAGTTCGGCGCACCGGGACTGGCTCGGTTTCGCCCAACGCCTTGCACAGGTGGAAATACCCAGACTGGTAGGGGCCGGTATCGCCCCCTATCTCCCGGTACCCGGCGGGCTGCACAAGAACGACGCCCTTCATGCCAGTGCTGCCTGGCCGGGATTACAGGTCGAGTTCAGCCTGGATGCGGGTGAAACCTGGAGTCCGTACACCGAGCCCGTGCCCGACCCACCTGTCAACGCGCTGTTGCGGACACGAACGGCGAGCGGGGTGACCAGCCGCACGACCACGGTGCAGCGCCATCCGTGATGGCAGCGATGACTGTGGCCTGGATGCCTGCCGGGTTCATAGAAGGTAGAATCCGCTGCTGGCCCCATCGGGAGCCTCTGCACAACTCAGTTCGGGTTCAGCAGCGCCGGCAAATGCACGGGGCCAGCCTGTTTACCAGCCCGGATGATCTGGAGTGGGCCCCTCGCGTACACCGGTACGGAGTTGTTCAGAAGCTCCCTGAAAAGATGCTTCTTCATGGACAGCAGATTATGAAACCTACAATCAAGGATGTTGCAAAACTGGCCAATGTCTCCTTCAAGACCGTATCGCGCGTCATCAACGAGGAAAGCGCGGTCGGCAAGAAGACCAGGGACAAGGTCTGGGCAGCCATACGGGAGCTGAACTACAGCCCGAATCGTGCGGCTCGCGGGCTGCGAGGCACCACCTCTTCCATCGCCTTCATCTACGACAACCCGAACAGCAACTACGTCATCGCCATGCAGCACGGCATTCTCGGTGAATGCCGCAAACAGGGCTATGAACTGGTGATTCATCCATGTGATTCATCACGAAAGGATCTGGTCGAGGAGGCGCTGGAGATGATCGAACGCAGCCAGGTTGGCGGCCTGGTACTCACTCCTCCGATCTCCGAAAACGATGAAGTGGTCGATGCTTTTGTCGAACACGGCATCCGGTTCGTGCGAATTGTATCGGGCTCTCAGCCGCCTGACGATCGATCATCGTGCATTTTCATCGATGACCGACAGGCGGCCTTCGAGGAGACCCGACACCTGATTGACCTGGGACATAGCGATATCGCATTCCTGGGTGGTGATGAAGAGCACGCTTCGAGTGGTGAACGTCTCAAGGGCTTTCAATTGGCCATGCAGGAATACGGGCTTTCGGTCGAGCCGGAGCGCATACTGCCAGGACAGTACTCTTTCGAATCCGGCGTCGAAAGAACACGTCGACTCCTGCGCCCAGGCAACAAGCCTCCGACCGCGATCTTTGCCTGTAACGACGAAATTGCCGCCGGGGCCCTTTTCGCTGCGCGCATCCAGGGCGTCGATGTGCCACGCGACCTGTCTATCGTCGGATTCGAAGACAGTCCGTTTTCCCGGCAGTCCTGGCCCAACCTGACCACCGCCCGACAACCAACGAGCACGATCGCCTCCAGGGCAGCAGCCCTGCTGATCGACACCATAAAGCGCAAGGACAGACTGGAAGGACCCGCACCCAGCGAGGGCTTTCTGCCCCACCTGGTCGTGCGTGACTCGACGTGTCCGCCACCGCGACCTTGAGAAGTGCGCATGGACGGGTGCCGGGGAGAACCTTGCCATATCGAAGCATACGGACGCTTCGGTGACAAGACAAATGACGACCAAGGCTAACCGACCATGACTGAAGTAACCATCGCACTGAAACCGCTCGACTACGCCATCATTGTCAGCTTCATCCTGCTGATCGTGTCCATCGGGCTGTTGTTCAGCAAGCGCGGCGGCAAGAGCACCAGCAACTTCTTCCTTGGCGGGCGCAGCCTGCCCTGGTACCTGGCCGGCACCTCCATGGTGGCCACCACTTTCGCGGCCGACACGCCCCTGGCCGTTACCGAGCTGGTGCGGGAAGGCGGCATCGCCGGCAATTGGCTGTGGTGGAACATGCTCGCCGGTGGCATGCTGACCACATTCTTCTTCGCCCGCTATTGGCGCCGTGCCGGCATTCTCACTGACGTGGAGCTCGTGCAGCTTCGCTACTCCGGAAAGGAGGCCCGGTTTCTTCGTGGCTTCAAGGCCGTCTACATGGGTGTGTTCCTGAACGCCGCCATCATCGGTTGGGTCAACCTGGCTCTGATTACGCTGTTGCAGGTGTTCTTCGGCCTTTCCGCGACAGAAGCACTGTGGTGGACACTGGCAGCCATGGTCGTGGTCTACATCTACTCCGGGCTTTCCGGACTGCTGGGTGTCGTATACACGGACTTCGTCCAGTTTATTGCCGCCATGTCCGGTTCGATCATTCTCGCAGTACTGGTGGTTAACAGCAGCGACATTGGCGGTATTGAAGGCCTCAAGGCCAGCCTTCCCGACTCTGCGTTCAGCTTTTTCCCCAGGGTGGGTGAAGAGGCCGAATCCACCGGCAACGCTGTATCCACGGTCAGCGTGCTCAGCCTGGGCCTGGGCAGCTTTCTGGCACTGGTCTGTCTGCCGTGGTGGAACAGCTGGTATCCCGGTGCTGAACCCGGTGGCGGCGGCTACGTCGCGCAACGCATGATGAGCGCGAAGGATGAGAAGAATGCGGTCTATGCCAACCTCCTCTTTCAGATCCTGCACTACACGGTCAGGCCCTGGCCCTGGATCCTGGTGGCACTTTCAGCCATTGTCCTGTATCCCGAGCTTTCCGGCGAAGAAGCCCGCATGGGCTATGTTCTGGCGATGAAGGAGTATCTGCCGACCGGGCTCAAGGGGATGCTGCTGGCTGCATTTTTTGCCGCCTACATGAGCACCGTGGCCTCCCAGCTCAACTGGGGTACGAGTTATCTCATCAACGATTTCTTCAGGGCGTTCATCAAGCCCGATGCCAGCGAGCAACAGCTGGTGCTCGCTTCCCGCATTGCGGTATTCTGCATGATCATCGTGGCGTTCATCGTCACCTCGCAACTGACCACCATTGCCGCGGTATGGAATTTCCTGATCCAGGCCGGCGCGGGTCTTGGGCTGGTTCTGATCCTGCGCTGGTATTGGTGGCGTGTCAGTGCCTGGAGCGAGATTTCGGCAACCGTGGCGCCGTTCATCGGCTACGGGTTTGTCCAGTTCGTTCTGGCACGGCATGTCGATCCCGTCTGGGGCGAACCCATCATCAGCGACCCCAGGGGATTCCTATTCACTATCTCGTTCACGATGGTGACCTGGCTGACAGTCACGTTTCTGACCAAGCCCACCGACCGCAAGACACTCGAGGCGTTCTACAAGCGCGTACAACCGGCCGGCGCCTGGGGACCGTTTCGTGAAAGCAGCAGTGTCCGGAAGCTGTGGAAGCTCGCGGCGGCCTGGATCAGCGCGGTCATCATGGCCTATACCATCCTGTTCACATCCGGCAGCGTTCTATTCAGGCACTGGGGTGAAGCTCTGGTGTATGGCGCCGTCTGCATTCTCGCATTTCTGTGCATGCGCCATTTCTCCTCTCAGGTCAAGGTCTTCGAGTAGCGCTTGCGGCGCTGCCCCGCTCAGCCTGACTGTACTCGATCAGGTCTCACACCGGCACCGGCTCTGCTGACGCAACCGGGAATAGGGCTGGAGCCGGATGGTAAGACCCCCTGCCCCGACAGGAAATGACATCGTTGTCATTTCCTGTCGGTTCTGCTAAAGTCAGTCCCGTCCAAGTCCCGGAAATCAATGGAACAGCGCTTATGCGAGTGGTCATCCTGCCCAATGCCGAAGCCGTCGCCCGGTTTGGTGCCGACCTGGTCGTCGAGCAACTGCATACCCGGCCCGACAGTGTTCTGGGCCTGGCAACGGGATCGACACCCGTAGCCCTGTACAAACGGCTGGTGCAGGCCTGCCGCACCGGCAGGGTCAGTTTTTCTCGAGCCCGCACGTTCAACCTGGACGAGTACCTGGGCCTGGAGCGCTGCCACCCGCAAAGCTACCACCAGTACATGCGCCACCACCTGTTTGCCCATATCGACATCCCGCCGGAACACACGGCCCTGCCGGCCGGAGATACCGAGGATGCGTTTGCCGCCTGCGAGGACTACGAGCGCAGGATTCGCGCCAGTGGCGGCATCGACCTGCAACTTCTGGGCATCGGACGCAATGGTCACATCGGCTTCAACGAACCGACCTCCAGCCTGGGATCACGCACCCGAATCAAGACGCTGACTCAGGCCACAATCGACGACAACGCGCGCTTCTACAAGGACGACGAATGCCAGCCGCACATGGCAATCACTATGGGGATCGGTACCATTCTGGAGGCCCGGCGCATCCTGTTGCTGGCCACCGGCCCGGCCAAGGCCAAAGCCGTATCACGCATGATCGAGGGACCACTCGGCGCCTTCTGCCCCGCTTCCGCCCTGCAACTGCATCCCGACACCATCGTCGCCATCGATCAGGCCGCGGCCTCGAACCTGGTCCATGGCGATTTCTACCAGCATGTCGAGAAAGAGCATCAGCAGTTGCTTGGGAGAACCGGCCGCCACTCAGCCCCGCTGTCATTGCCCACCACGAAGCAATGAAAGCAGCGCAACCCTTTCACATCTTCGCAAGGACGAGATCATGACGATGCAACCAGCCTCCCTGCTGGTGATTTTTGGTGCCACGGGCGATTTGTCGCGGCGCATGCTGCTGCCCGCGCTGGTCGGCCTTGAGCGCGATGGCCTGCTGCCCGAGAGGCTACGAATACTGGGTGGGGCACGCAGCGAGATGTCGTCGGAGTCCTTTCGCGACAGCATCAGCCAGTCCGTG from Wenzhouxiangella sp. AB-CW3 includes:
- a CDS encoding acyltransferase family protein, with product MTVLPRQRFLALDALRGLAIALMILVNTPGSWQHVYPPLLHAAWDGFTLADLVFPMFLFAVGAAMYFSMGSARVSTHRLARIGRRAALLFACGLLLHVYPFNQPLTELRIPGVLQRIALCFGIAAVLVLHLRTRGLVVAAVVLPLAYWGMLHLFSEGHGHALEGNAIQRLDIWLLGERHLFQGFGVPFDPEGLLSTLPAVSSVLLGYLVVSRLIRLKERRQVPELAIMGFSLAGLGALWHLAWPINKPLWSGSYVAFSGGLTVLLLALLVGLFQHARGRQWLQPLVTYGTNPLFVYMLAWMWAVTAAELIRWGEGDQAMSLYQWGFEMLAQGLPDKTASLIFALMHVLIFWLVSACLHRRGIYIRL
- the nagA gene encoding N-acetylglucosamine-6-phosphate deacetylase; the protein is MPSELSVGRLFDGDTWHSNVRVAWHLGRITAVTPCDAGESPLPGVLAPGFVDIQVNGGGGVLFNTAREPDDLARMVSAHARLGTTSLLPTLITDSLEAMTRGIELAIEARRRGIPGIAGVHFEGPHISTVKRGAHPERHIRPLADRELDLYSREEVGVRLLTVAPEVVPPTRIRELVDSGVVVFLGHSNADTDTVSAALEAGASGFTHLFNAMSPLTARDPGMVGTALSHPDSWCGLILDGHHLHPLTARLALDCAGRRRMVLVSDAMPPVGTQQQEFTLLGDRVRRDSDRLVNEEGRLAGSVLDLGAAVRYATDRLGVEPEQALRMASLQPARAVGLDGDQGRIRPGGPADLVLLDDSLRVCRTWMAGQEVGHD
- the nagK gene encoding N-acetylglucosamine kinase; amino-acid sequence: MSKTSEETGEASYILGIDGGGSKCRAILVSADGKELLGQGIAGPGNPVRGMDAAISSILDATRQALQSAGLAESAMADLVVGAGLAGVNLPQFYTLFRQWDHPFAEFHLTSDLHIACLGAHSGLDGGVIIIGTGSCGQVRSGDRVAEVGGHGFPHGDNGSGAWMGLQMLREVLLSMDRITPDTRLTQALLESCQCQDQVGLAQYFTDATPALYARHAPLVFEWAERGDACAQAIVDEAAMHISNMTYRLLEYDPARIALSGGLAGNIRPFLADDVQPRLCEPQAAPEWGAVWFAHQSTSEGARACDAL
- a CDS encoding family 20 glycosylhydrolase; the protein is MPERILIPILACALWACSPTAQPDRNDDPTRFTREASWHFGVQSNRLDVPERFRAYIEVDNHSAHDLPSGKGDWAWYFHSIRRIDTVQDHGITLEHVQGDLHRITPTSDFPGLAPGDQLRIDFEAAPWIVSYSDWMPRAYMVQGGSEPAIFANTDSERFEDFVHPLKSPEQQLRNFEGGDHEPIATAARRFEAHTGEAPLLTDTEVSQRIIPSPAETILGQDQAVLGPDWRMDVQGAVSREGDYLAAQLEDLLGHPLTGSDSANSIVVEMDPHLDGPGPEGYRLVVETDRIVITGHDEAGTYYGIQTLLALLPAAPQNVVEIPTLEVIDKPRFQWRGMHYDMARNFHGLDVTLRLIEQMGRYKLNRLHLHLTDDEGWRLEIPGLPELTDVGARRCHDLQERECLLTQLGTGPHPSGTGNGYYSRDDFIRILRHAAAHHIEVIPEIDMPGHARAAIKAMEARQHRLEAQGKTGEARRFLLSEPGDDSVYRSIQHYDDNSINVCLDSTYAFVDKVLYELQAMYREAGLQLDVFHMGGDEVASGSWEKAPACQQLIADPVNGLSGIDDLMPYFIDRVASITNQRGLALAIWEDGLMYDEHHAYPRQRFDHDRVIVNPWNNIWEFGHGDRAHQFANDGYEVVQSAATHLYFDHPQEAHPAERGYYWATRYTDTGDVFFYRPDHYFSNAERTRDGRSIVDLEAMLGRAMTPLKEPDNILGIQGQVWSETIRTADQLEQMVYPRLLALAERAWHRASWEPDRQSSSAHRDWLGFAQRLAQVEIPRLVGAGIAPYLPVPGGLHKNDALHASAAWPGLQVEFSLDAGETWSPYTEPVPDPPVNALLRTRTASGVTSRTTTVQRHP
- a CDS encoding LacI family DNA-binding transcriptional regulator; this translates as MKPTIKDVAKLANVSFKTVSRVINEESAVGKKTRDKVWAAIRELNYSPNRAARGLRGTTSSIAFIYDNPNSNYVIAMQHGILGECRKQGYELVIHPCDSSRKDLVEEALEMIERSQVGGLVLTPPISENDEVVDAFVEHGIRFVRIVSGSQPPDDRSSCIFIDDRQAAFEETRHLIDLGHSDIAFLGGDEEHASSGERLKGFQLAMQEYGLSVEPERILPGQYSFESGVERTRRLLRPGNKPPTAIFACNDEIAAGALFAARIQGVDVPRDLSIVGFEDSPFSRQSWPNLTTARQPTSTIASRAAALLIDTIKRKDRLEGPAPSEGFLPHLVVRDSTCPPPRP
- a CDS encoding sodium:solute symporter family protein; translation: MTEVTIALKPLDYAIIVSFILLIVSIGLLFSKRGGKSTSNFFLGGRSLPWYLAGTSMVATTFAADTPLAVTELVREGGIAGNWLWWNMLAGGMLTTFFFARYWRRAGILTDVELVQLRYSGKEARFLRGFKAVYMGVFLNAAIIGWVNLALITLLQVFFGLSATEALWWTLAAMVVVYIYSGLSGLLGVVYTDFVQFIAAMSGSIILAVLVVNSSDIGGIEGLKASLPDSAFSFFPRVGEEAESTGNAVSTVSVLSLGLGSFLALVCLPWWNSWYPGAEPGGGGYVAQRMMSAKDEKNAVYANLLFQILHYTVRPWPWILVALSAIVLYPELSGEEARMGYVLAMKEYLPTGLKGMLLAAFFAAYMSTVASQLNWGTSYLINDFFRAFIKPDASEQQLVLASRIAVFCMIIVAFIVTSQLTTIAAVWNFLIQAGAGLGLVLILRWYWWRVSAWSEISATVAPFIGYGFVQFVLARHVDPVWGEPIISDPRGFLFTISFTMVTWLTVTFLTKPTDRKTLEAFYKRVQPAGAWGPFRESSSVRKLWKLAAAWISAVIMAYTILFTSGSVLFRHWGEALVYGAVCILAFLCMRHFSSQVKVFE
- the nagB gene encoding glucosamine-6-phosphate deaminase, with translation MRVVILPNAEAVARFGADLVVEQLHTRPDSVLGLATGSTPVALYKRLVQACRTGRVSFSRARTFNLDEYLGLERCHPQSYHQYMRHHLFAHIDIPPEHTALPAGDTEDAFAACEDYERRIRASGGIDLQLLGIGRNGHIGFNEPTSSLGSRTRIKTLTQATIDDNARFYKDDECQPHMAITMGIGTILEARRILLLATGPAKAKAVSRMIEGPLGAFCPASALQLHPDTIVAIDQAAASNLVHGDFYQHVEKEHQQLLGRTGRHSAPLSLPTTKQ